One segment of Pseudophryne corroboree isolate aPseCor3 chromosome 10, aPseCor3.hap2, whole genome shotgun sequence DNA contains the following:
- the LOC134966512 gene encoding apolipoprotein A-IV-like produces the protein MKILVLSLAMLCLTGTHGLYIEQQNAAQPARPGVKESLRSLIRHTYVLGAEIVANLESSEESSKSELNDRLGMIVTSAHDLGSGVLDYIRETCADVDKEISDQYPVYRKTVFPIVGEFVGNISTMLIKLKTDLQPYVDEVEIVIKKQQLQLWKHFHTVIRKDAKVWKAAVDNLVARLKPFEDGVRKELDAARKQEASELSEKQETAKANHEEVDKFREALMTMFYEEEGLEKVMAQLEEYYKNNVEAHSKDKEN, from the exons GTACACATGGCCTCTACAttgagcagcaaaatgcagcacaacCTGCACGACCTGGGGTGAAGGAATCACTGAGAAGTCTCATCCGTCACACATACGTGTTGGGAGCAGAGATAGTTGCAAACTTGGAGTCATCAGAGGAAAGCAGCAA GTCAGAACTGAACGATAGACTGGGAATGATTGTGACAAGTGCCCATGACTTAGGGAGTGGCGTTTTGGATTACATACGGGAAACCTGTGCTGATGTGGACAAGGAAATTAGCGACCAGTACCCGGTGTACAGGAAAACAGTGTTTCCCATTGTTGGGGAATTTGTCGGTAATATCAGCACAATGCTTATAAAACTGAAGACAGACCTGCAGCCTTATGTTGATGAGGTAGAGATAGTGATAAAAAAGCAACAGCTTCAGCTCTGGAAACATTTTCACACTGTTATACGAAAAGATGCAAAGGTTTGGAAGGCTGCCGTGGATAATCTGGTTGCTAGGCTAAAGCCCTTTGAAGATGGCGTGCGGAAAGAGTTGGATGCGGCAAGGAAGCAAGAGGCTAGTGAATTATCTGAGAAACAAGAGACTGCTAAAGCCAATCATGAAGAAGTGGATAAGTTTAGGGAGGCTCTGATGACCATGTTTTATGAAGAGGAGGGGCTCGAAAAAGTAATGGCTCAACTGGAGGAATACTACAAAAACAATGTAGAGGCACATTCAAAGGACAAAGAAAATTAG